From Deltaproteobacteria bacterium, the proteins below share one genomic window:
- a CDS encoding nitrile hydratase accessory protein, with amino-acid sequence MTQVTNPNIAEMTGKASLPRSSGELVFHDPWERRAFAMAVSLWEQGFYQWDEFRDHLIAEIAAGERAAGPDAPPEDLPSYYESWLAALEKLLAKKGLSL; translated from the coding sequence ATGACCCAAGTCACCAATCCCAACATCGCAGAAATGACGGGAAAAGCATCACTTCCACGCAGTAGTGGAGAATTGGTCTTTCACGATCCATGGGAACGACGGGCATTTGCTATGGCCGTGTCGTTATGGGAGCAGGGATTTTATCAGTGGGATGAGTTTCGCGATCATTTGATCGCCGAGATTGCCGCAGGAGAAAGAGCCGCTGGGCCGGACGCACCTCCGGAGGACCTTCCCTCGTATTATGAGAGCTGGCTGGCCGCGCTGGAAAAGCTACTGGCGAAGAAGGGGCTCTCTCTCTAG